One Nicotiana tomentosiformis chromosome 4, ASM39032v3, whole genome shotgun sequence genomic window carries:
- the LOC138909424 gene encoding uncharacterized protein: MSILESNGVDFTTFQFEGKARRWWQAYLLSRPASSSPLTLDQFTHLFLEKYIPPSEREELRGQFERLRQGHMSVTNYETIFTDLSRHAAIILPTDADRVRRFIAGLHPEIQVQHMVEKGCLAYLAYVRDTAAETPMIDSVLMVQEFSDVFPSDLPCMPPDRDIDLCIDMFPGTQPISIPPYYMALKELNEQLEELLAKGFVRSSVLSWGAPEGRFIAYASRQLKPHKKNYPIHDLQLAAIVHALKIWRRYLYGVSCEFYIDHRSLQYLVKQRDLNLRQRKWLELLKDYDITILYHSGKANMVTDALSRKAESMGSLAFISAEERPLS; the protein is encoded by the exons ATGTCGATATTGGAGTCCAACGGGGTAGACTTCACCACTTTTCAGTTTGAGGgcaaggcccgtagatggtggcaggcttatCTTCTTAGCAGGCCAGCAAGTTCATCTCCCTTGACTTTGGATCAGTTTACACATCTGTTCTTGGAGAAGTATATACCACCTTCTGAGAGAGAGGAGCTTCGGGGTCAGTTTGAGCGACTCCGTCAGGGTCACATGTCTGTGACCAACTATGAGACGATATTCACTGACTTGTCTCGCCATGCAGCTATTATACTTCCCACAGATGCAGATagggtgaggaggttcattgcaGGTCTGCACCCTGAGATTCAG GTtcaacacatggtcgagaagggttgtttggcttatctagcttatgttcgggatactgctgcagagactccgatgattgattcagtgctcATGGTGcaggagttctctgatgtgtttccttctgatctcccatgtatgccaccagatcgtgatatcgatttatgTATTGATATGtttccaggtacccagcctatctctattccaccgtactacatggctctgaaagagttgaatgaacaacttgaagagttactagcaaaggggttcgtcagatcTAGTGTGTtgtcttggggtgcacca gaggggcgatttattgcatatgcttcacgtcagttgaaacccCACAAGAAAAATTACCCCATACATGATTTGCAGTTAgctgcgatagttcatgctctcaagatctggaggcgttatctttatggggtgtcctgtgagttTTACatcgatcatcgcagcttgcaataTTTggtcaagcagagggatctcaatttgaggcagcgcaagtggcttgagttactaaaggactatgatattaccatactTTATCATTCGGGCAAGGCAAATATGGTTACagatgccttaagtagaaaggctgagagtatggggagtttggcattcatttcagcagaagagaggccattgtCTTAG
- the LOC104091822 gene encoding protein DETOXIFICATION 16-like, which yields MESQSSGLQALLVSNQETTGHDFDKKEAQEQDYGIGKREIIEEAKKQLGLAVPLIAVNILQYCLQIISIMFVGHLGELALSGASMATSFASVTGFSVLLGMGSALETLCGQAYGAKQYHMLGIYTQRAMLVLLVLSILLLLIWFNTSTILIACGQDPDISAEAGQFNRWMIPGLFAYGILQCLNRFLQTQNIVMPMMLTSGFTALFHILICWIFVFKIGLGSKGAALANAISYWVNVFLLAGYIKFFPACRKTWTGFSKEALHDVLDFLKLAIPSAIMICFEYWSFEMVVLLSGLLPNPKLETSVLSISLNTCWMVYMVSVGLGAAISTRVSNELGAGRPQGARLALYVIVVVAISVGLIITTTTILVRFVWGKLYSNEEEVIRYVAKILPLLALSDFLDGFQCVLSGAARGCGWQKLCAFINLGAYYVVGLPSSVLFAFVFHTGGMGLWMGIICALLVQNVALIAINICTNWDKEARKAVNRVQVCGLVE from the exons ATGGAAAGTCAAAGTTCAGGTCTGCAAGCTCTATTAGTGTCAAACCAAGAAACAACAGGCCATGATTTTGATAAGAAAGAAGCACAAGAACAAGATTATGGAATAGGAAAACGAGAGATTATTGAAGAAGCAAAAAAGCAGCTAGGACTTGCTGTTCCTCTTATAGCAGTCAATATTCTGCAGTATTGTCTGCAAATTATTAGCATAATGTTCGTTGGCCACTTAGGAGAGTTGGCTCTCTCTGGCGCTTCAATGGCTACTTCCTTTGCTTCAGTCACTGGATTCAGTGTTTTG TTAGGAATGGGAAGTGCACTGGAAACATTATGTGGGCAAGCCTATGGAGCTAAGCAATACCACATGCTTGGCATTTACACACAGAGAGCAATGCTAGTTCTTCTTGTATTGAGCATTTTGCTTTTACTGATATGGTTCAACACCAGCACCATTCTTATCGCTTGTGGTCAAGACCCTGATATATCTGCTGAAGCAGGACAATTTAATCGATGGATGATCCCGGGACTTTTCGCGTATGGCATACTTCAATGCCTCAATAGATTTTTACAGACTCAAAATATAGTGATGCCGATGATGTTGACCTCTGGTTTCACAGCTTTGTTCCACATTCTTATATGTTGGATTTTTGTATTCAAGATTGGTCTTGGAAGCAAAGGGGCTGCTTTGGCTAATGCCATTTCATATTGGGTTAATGTGTTTTTATTAGCTGGTTATATTAAATTTTTCCCAGCCTGTAGAAAAACTTGGACTGGTTTTTCAAAGGAAGCTTTGCATGATGTTCTGGATTTTCTCAAGCTTGCCATTCCTTCTGCAATTATGATTTG CTTTGAATATTGGTCATTTGAGATGGTTGTTCTATTATCTGGCCTTCTTCCTAATCCTAAATTAGAGACATCAGTATTATCAATAAG TCTCAATACTTGTTGGATGGTATACATGGTTTCAGTAGGACTTGGTGCTGCTATAAG CACAAGAGTTTCAAATGAACTAGGGGCTGGTCGTCCACAAGGAGCACGATTAGCTTTATATGTTATTGTGGTAGTGGCCATCTCAGTAGGATTGATAATCACGACCACCACCATTTTGGTTCGTTTTGTATGGGGGAAGCTATACAGCAATGAAGAAGAAGTAATCAGATATGTCGCCAAGATATTGCCTCTGCTTGCTTTATCTGATTTCTTGGACGGTTTCCAATGTGTGCTTTCAG gtgCTGCTAGAGGATGTGGATGGCAAAAACTCTGTGCATTCATCAATCTTGGGGCTTATTATGTTGTGGGATTACCTTCTTCTGTGCTCTTTGCATTTGTATTCCACACTGGAGGAATG GGACTATGGATGGGAATCATTTGTGCATTGTTAGTGCAAAATGTGGCGCTTATAGCGATAAATATATGCACTAATTGGGATAAGGAG GCAAGAAAAGCTGTAAATAGAGTCCAAGTTTGTGGATTAGTTGAATGA